From a single Wolbachia endosymbiont of Oedothorax gibbosus genomic region:
- a CDS encoding phage tail assembly protein — MTTVKLDNPITVDGTPVSELTFRPVKVRDCLAMERAGSSDFEKEVGLIANLASVTKETIWELYFADYVKIQDELKVFFPPVTQRT, encoded by the coding sequence ATGACAACAGTAAAACTTGATAATCCAATAACAGTAGATGGAACTCCGGTTTCGGAATTAACTTTTAGACCAGTCAAAGTAAGGGATTGCCTAGCAATGGAACGTGCCGGTAGTAGTGATTTTGAAAAAGAAGTTGGATTAATAGCAAACCTTGCATCTGTGACAAAAGAAACAATTTGGGAGTTATATTTTGCAGACTACGTAAAAATACAGGATGAGTTGAAGGTTTTTTTTCCACCTGTTACACAAAGAACTTGA
- a CDS encoding phage major tail tube protein, whose product MLPKILKNFNVFVDGRGYAGKIDEVTLPKLTIKTEEYRAGGMDIPISIDMGMEKLEADFTFAEYDSELFRLFGLIDGNSVSLTLRGGLQGSGSNDIEGVIINLRGIFKEFDFGSWKPAEKATLKCTVAAHYYKLTIGGNELIEIDAENMIRKINGVDQMALLQAVLGI is encoded by the coding sequence ATGTTGCCAAAAATCTTAAAGAACTTTAACGTATTTGTAGATGGTCGTGGTTATGCAGGAAAAATAGATGAAGTAACCTTGCCGAAGCTTACCATAAAAACAGAAGAATACCGTGCAGGCGGCATGGACATACCCATTAGCATTGATATGGGCATGGAAAAGCTTGAAGCTGACTTTACTTTTGCTGAATATGATTCAGAGCTCTTTAGACTCTTTGGTTTAATAGACGGAAATTCGGTTTCTTTGACGCTAAGGGGCGGATTACAAGGCAGTGGAAGTAATGATATTGAAGGAGTAATTATCAACCTTAGGGGAATATTTAAAGAGTTTGATTTTGGTAGCTGGAAACCTGCTGAGAAAGCCACTCTCAAATGCACTGTAGCTGCCCATTATTATAAACTTACTATAGGTGGCAATGAGCTGATAGAAATCGATGCTGAGAATATGATTAGAAAGATAAATGGTGTTGATCAAATGGCTTTGTTACAAGCGGTCTTAGGTATTTAG
- a CDS encoding phage tail sheath subtilisin-like domain-containing protein: MTPTGQQFLHGVNVIEVTSGARSVRTAKSSVIGVIGTAPDADEQKFPLNSPVLIAGSLKEAAKLGKRGTLPSAVNGIFSQIGATVVIIRVEESENSDPKLKESETIQNIIGGVNEETGEYQGIQAFLSSESIVHVAPRILIAPQFTHQLSVDAGNPVVAALIHIAEKLRSIIVADGPNTNDEEAIKWRKSVGSSRVYVVDPWVRVFEEEEKPPSPFVAGLIAKVDSEQGFWHSPSNKEINGIVGTSRPIDFTLGDRSSRANYLNENEVTTIIHQNGYRLWGNRTCSNDSKWAFLSVRRTADLINDSLLRAHLWAVDRNITKTYIDDVIEGVNSYLANLKAQGAIISGKCYATPELNTPANIASGKVYFDFEFTPPYPAEQITFRSHLVNSEIL, encoded by the coding sequence ATGACTCCTACCGGACAACAATTTCTACATGGAGTAAATGTTATCGAGGTTACCTCAGGAGCAAGATCAGTACGCACAGCTAAATCATCGGTAATTGGCGTAATTGGTACTGCACCTGATGCTGACGAGCAAAAATTTCCACTTAATAGTCCAGTATTAATCGCAGGAAGCTTAAAAGAAGCAGCAAAACTGGGAAAAAGAGGAACTCTGCCTTCTGCAGTGAATGGAATATTTTCCCAGATTGGTGCAACAGTAGTAATTATTCGAGTTGAAGAAAGTGAAAACAGCGATCCAAAGCTTAAAGAAAGTGAAACTATTCAAAATATAATTGGTGGAGTTAACGAAGAAACTGGAGAATATCAGGGAATTCAAGCGTTCTTAAGCAGTGAAAGCATAGTCCATGTTGCGCCAAGAATACTAATTGCACCTCAGTTTACTCATCAATTATCTGTAGATGCTGGAAATCCAGTGGTTGCAGCATTAATTCATATAGCAGAAAAGCTGAGAAGCATAATAGTAGCAGATGGACCAAATACCAATGATGAAGAAGCAATAAAGTGGAGAAAAAGTGTAGGCAGTAGCAGAGTTTACGTAGTTGATCCGTGGGTTAGGGTGTTTGAAGAGGAGGAAAAACCGCCAAGTCCATTTGTAGCTGGTTTAATAGCCAAAGTAGATAGTGAACAAGGCTTTTGGCATTCACCTTCAAATAAAGAGATAAATGGTATTGTTGGAACAAGCAGGCCTATTGATTTTACACTTGGCGATAGAAGCTCTCGAGCAAATTACTTAAATGAAAATGAAGTAACAACGATAATTCATCAAAATGGCTATAGGCTTTGGGGAAATAGAACATGTTCAAATGACTCGAAATGGGCTTTTCTATCAGTAAGGCGTACTGCAGATCTAATCAATGATAGTCTACTTCGGGCTCATCTATGGGCAGTTGATCGAAATATCACCAAAACTTACATAGATGATGTGATTGAGGGGGTGAATTCTTATTTGGCCAATTTAAAAGCCCAAGGAGCGATTATCAGCGGAAAATGTTATGCAACTCCAGAACTCAATACACCGGCAAATATTGCAAGTGGCAAAGTGTATTTTGACTTTGAGTTTACACCACCATATCCAGCAGAACAGATTACTTTCCGTTCGCATCTCGTGAATAGCGAAATATTGTAA
- the ltrA gene encoding group II intron reverse transcriptase/maturase — protein sequence MICQYNGGWNNMQGKLNQIAVRAKQDKRLKFTSLIYLINAENLAKCYKELKRNKACGIDQVTVETYGENLEEKLKALVDSMKRKQYQPQPVRRVYIPKAGSGEKRGLGILSTEDKLVQIMLKKILENIYEADFLDSSYGFRPGRNCHQAIKVLDKAVMYKPINYIVEVDIKKFFDNVRHKWLMRCLRERIADPNVLWLVKRFLKAGIIEIGHYKATDQGTPQGGIVSPILANIYLHYVLDLWFEKKFKTQIKGYTELIRFCDDFVVCCESEEDAKKFLELLKQRLSKFGLEVSESKTKVVKFGRKEWHQAIREKRKTESFDFLGFTHYGGKSRKGRLIMGHKTSKINLARKLKEIKEWIKTVRNRARLKDWWQKLKVKLIGHYNYFGISGNYQGLMQYYWPITKLAFKWVNRRSQKKSMDWKQFNYYLLVNPLPKPKICFSLYT from the coding sequence TTGATATGCCAATACAACGGAGGTTGGAATAACATGCAAGGGAAACTAAATCAGATAGCAGTAAGAGCCAAGCAAGATAAACGATTAAAATTTACATCGTTAATCTATCTGATAAATGCGGAGAATCTTGCTAAGTGTTATAAAGAGCTAAAACGTAACAAGGCTTGTGGTATAGATCAAGTGACAGTGGAAACCTATGGAGAGAATCTAGAAGAGAAACTTAAAGCACTAGTAGATAGTATGAAGAGAAAACAATATCAACCGCAACCAGTGAGAAGGGTATACATACCCAAAGCCGGGAGCGGAGAGAAGCGCGGACTTGGAATACTATCGACTGAAGATAAGTTGGTGCAGATAATGCTAAAGAAGATATTGGAAAATATTTATGAAGCAGATTTTCTGGACAGCTCATATGGATTTCGACCAGGTAGAAACTGCCACCAAGCGATTAAAGTACTGGATAAAGCAGTTATGTACAAACCAATAAACTATATTGTGGAAGTAGACATCAAGAAGTTCTTTGATAATGTTCGACATAAATGGTTAATGAGATGCTTAAGAGAGCGTATAGCTGATCCGAATGTACTGTGGTTAGTGAAAAGGTTTCTGAAAGCAGGAATAATTGAAATAGGGCATTATAAAGCAACCGATCAAGGAACACCGCAAGGCGGCATAGTAAGCCCTATATTGGCTAACATATATTTACATTATGTACTAGATCTATGGTTTGAAAAGAAATTTAAAACTCAGATCAAAGGATATACAGAGCTAATAAGGTTTTGCGACGATTTTGTAGTGTGTTGTGAAAGTGAGGAAGATGCAAAGAAATTTCTAGAGTTACTAAAACAAAGGTTAAGCAAATTTGGGTTGGAAGTATCTGAAAGCAAAACAAAAGTAGTGAAATTTGGCAGAAAAGAATGGCACCAAGCAATAAGAGAAAAGCGAAAGACGGAAAGTTTTGACTTCCTAGGATTTACGCATTATGGCGGAAAAAGTCGAAAAGGTAGATTAATCATGGGGCATAAAACCTCAAAGATAAATCTTGCTAGAAAACTTAAAGAAATCAAAGAATGGATAAAAACAGTCCGAAATCGTGCTCGTCTTAAAGATTGGTGGCAGAAACTTAAAGTGAAGCTAATAGGACACTATAACTACTTCGGCATTAGTGGAAATTATCAAGGTCTTATGCAATATTATTGGCCGATAACGAAACTGGCATTTAAATGGGTGAACCGACGTAGTCAAAAGAAAAGTATGGATTGGAAACAATTTAATTACTATTTGCTAGTTAACCCATTACCTAAGCCAAAAATATGTTTTTCTTTGTATACATAG
- a CDS encoding IS982 family transposase, producing the protein MKKDITELYCCVEDFCRAVDDNFANRFLSNGKKPTRVPEIAHSEILTIILLYHKSPCKNFKAFYLCYLQLFYRSEFSKLPSYHRFIALKPRVLWYLALLLQWFCEQAKMTGISYIDSTSIAVCHRKRISRNKVFKGLAELGKNTYGWFFGFKLHVVINEIGEIQGVTLTRGNVDDRKPVPTLTKKLTGLLFGDKGYIKKELFEKLFDRGLKLVTKVKKGMKNALISLKEKILLGKRSIVETVFGCLKNKFELEHTRHRSTVNFLVHIFSTLISYSMQSKKPCISQLYFVG; encoded by the coding sequence ATGAAGAAAGATATTACAGAACTGTACTGTTGCGTCGAGGATTTTTGTCGTGCGGTAGATGATAATTTTGCAAATAGGTTCTTATCAAACGGCAAAAAACCAACCAGAGTACCAGAAATAGCGCACTCAGAAATTCTAACCATAATCCTATTATACCATAAATCACCATGTAAAAACTTCAAGGCTTTTTATCTTTGTTATCTTCAGTTATTCTATAGATCAGAGTTTTCAAAGCTGCCTTCATATCACAGATTTATTGCCTTAAAGCCGCGAGTTTTGTGGTATTTAGCATTACTTTTGCAATGGTTTTGTGAACAAGCAAAAATGACCGGGATTTCCTACATAGATTCTACTTCAATAGCAGTATGCCATCGAAAAAGAATCTCAAGAAATAAGGTTTTCAAAGGATTAGCAGAGTTAGGAAAGAATACTTACGGCTGGTTTTTTGGTTTTAAATTACATGTAGTAATCAATGAAATAGGTGAAATTCAAGGTGTTACGCTAACCAGAGGTAACGTCGATGACAGAAAACCTGTACCAACTCTAACCAAAAAACTAACTGGACTTTTGTTTGGAGATAAGGGCTATATAAAGAAAGAGCTCTTTGAGAAACTATTCGATAGAGGTCTAAAACTCGTCACTAAAGTGAAAAAAGGTATGAAAAATGCACTGATTTCGCTGAAAGAGAAGATTTTACTAGGGAAAAGATCGATTGTTGAAACGGTTTTTGGCTGCCTAAAAAACAAATTTGAACTTGAGCACACTCGGCATAGATCCACAGTAAATTTCTTGGTACATATTTTTTCTACCCTCATTTCTTATTCAATGCAATCGAAAAAGCCCTGTATTTCTCAGCTTTACTTCGTTGGTTAA
- a CDS encoding IS5 family transposase (programmed frameshift) codes for MRNLYPSDISREQFEKIRSILESSRKKTKPRKLDLYDVFCAVLYVLKSACQWRMLPKDFPKWRSCYEYFKKWSEKPSEDTESTLERVLKKLVGETRISNGRKERTSFCIIDAQSVKNADTAENKGYDAGKKISGIKRHIAVDTQGLPHAIYVTTAEATDRSSAMKMVENAKEKLSEVKNILVDAGYTGENFATQIKATIGSTVEVIKRSELHTFVVLPKRWVVERSFAWLEKCRRLWKNCERKLNTSLQMVVLAFTSLLLKRL; via the exons ATGAGAAATTTATACCCAAGTGACATAAGTCGAGAACAATTTGAAAAAATCAGATCAATTCTGGAGAGTAGTAGGAAGAAAACAAAACCAAGAAAACTTGATTTGTATGATGTATTTTGTGCAGTGCTGTACGTCCTAAAAAGTGCCTGTCAGTGGAGAATGCTGCCAAAAGATTTTCCAAAATGGCGAAGTTGTTACGAATATTTTAAAAAATGGAGTGAAAAACCAAGCGAAGATACAGAAAGTACTTTGGAGCGTGTATTA AAAAAATTAGTTGGAGAGACACGTATCAGCAATGGTCGGAAAGAAAGAACTAGTTTTTGTATAATTGATGCTCAGAGCGTAAAAAATGCAGATACTGCTGAAAATAAGGGCTACGATGCAGGTAAAAAAATTTCAGGAATAAAGCGCCATATTGCAGTAGATACACAAGGTTTACCACACGCGATTTATGTAACAACGGCAGAAGCAACCGACCGCAGCAGTGCCATGAAAATGGTCGAAAATGCTAAAGAAAAACTCTCTGAAGTTAAAAATATACTTGTTGATGCAGGCTACACTGGAGAAAATTTTGCAACACAAATAAAAGCAACTATTGGTTCGACGGTCGAAGTAATAAAGCGAAGTGAATTACACACCTTTGTTGTACTGCCAAAGAGATGGGTTGTTGAGCGCTCTTTTGCTTGGTTGGAAAAATGTAGGCGTTTGTGGAAAAATTGCGAGCGGAAACTCAACACTAGCTTACAAATGGTCGTTCTTGCTTTCACTTCTTTACTCCTTAAAAGATTATGA
- a CDS encoding DNA modification methylase, translated as MNLAIHYYPIENLVEYERNPRKNDDVVNRMCASIREFGFRIPIVAKSDGTVVDGHLRLKAARKLGMESIPVVLSDNLSDGQTKAFRLLANQSANWAKWDDDLLKVEIQELEDLQFDLKMTGFELEKVQRFLDNIDGREEQGEKGEKFSDLAGDDKKVEITKPGDLWILGGHRIYCGDSCEVESFKAVLDDKMADITVCDPPYNVAYGASQEREDKKILNDNQGEKYELFLYDVCTHVLANTKGAIYICASSSELSTLQKVFEEAGGRWSTFIIWAKNHFTLGRSDYQRQYEAMLYGWKSGNKREWHGGRNQSDLWFYDKPIHNSLHPTMKPVELMERAIVNSSRPGDIVLDPFSGSGSTLIACERTGRICRTIELDPRFVDVTIKRWQVYAGRDAVLAGNGKTFAQIQEEKQ; from the coding sequence ATGAACTTAGCAATCCACTACTATCCTATTGAAAATCTTGTTGAATATGAGCGTAACCCTCGTAAGAATGACGATGTAGTAAACAGGATGTGTGCTTCAATTCGGGAGTTTGGTTTTCGTATTCCGATAGTTGCAAAAAGCGATGGAACTGTGGTTGATGGTCATTTAAGGCTTAAAGCAGCAAGAAAGCTTGGCATGGAAAGTATTCCAGTGGTGCTCAGTGATAACTTAAGTGATGGACAAACCAAAGCTTTTCGGTTACTGGCAAATCAATCAGCTAACTGGGCAAAGTGGGACGATGATCTTTTAAAGGTAGAAATTCAAGAATTAGAAGATCTGCAGTTTGACCTTAAAATGACAGGATTTGAGCTAGAAAAAGTTCAACGCTTTCTTGATAATATTGATGGAAGGGAAGAACAAGGGGAAAAGGGAGAAAAATTTTCTGATTTAGCTGGTGATGACAAAAAAGTGGAAATAACAAAACCAGGTGATCTATGGATTTTAGGTGGTCATCGAATCTATTGTGGTGATAGCTGCGAAGTTGAATCGTTTAAAGCGGTACTGGACGATAAAATGGCAGATATTACCGTGTGTGACCCTCCGTATAACGTAGCATATGGTGCTAGTCAAGAAAGAGAAGACAAAAAGATATTAAACGACAATCAAGGTGAAAAATACGAACTTTTTCTGTATGACGTTTGTACTCATGTTTTAGCAAACACGAAAGGGGCAATTTACATCTGTGCATCATCATCTGAGCTTTCGACCTTGCAAAAAGTATTTGAAGAAGCAGGTGGTCGTTGGTCAACATTTATCATTTGGGCAAAGAATCATTTTACGCTAGGAAGATCTGATTATCAAAGGCAATACGAAGCAATGCTTTATGGGTGGAAGAGCGGTAATAAACGTGAGTGGCATGGTGGTAGAAATCAAAGTGATCTGTGGTTTTATGATAAGCCAATACATAACTCACTGCACCCAACAATGAAGCCAGTAGAGCTAATGGAAAGAGCAATAGTAAACAGCAGTAGACCAGGAGATATAGTACTTGATCCATTTAGCGGCTCTGGAAGTACGTTGATTGCATGCGAGAGAACAGGAAGAATCTGCAGGACGATAGAGCTAGATCCCAGGTTTGTAGATGTAACGATAAAGCGTTGGCAAGTGTACGCAGGTAGAGATGCAGTTTTAGCAGGTAATGGAAAGACTTTTGCACAAATTCAAGAAGAAAAACAGTGA
- a CDS encoding crossover junction endodeoxyribonuclease RuvC, which produces MSILTLDLGKQTGWAIFTDGVIQSGSESFHGSRFSGGGMHFLNFRRWLNEMRERFLDIEAVYFEEVRRHLGTDAAHCYGGFFAVLAAWCEENNIPYQGVNVKTIKRFIAGNGNASKSEVIEAIREKGFSPRDDNEADALALMFYVNNFSKDFNMLDST; this is translated from the coding sequence ATGTCAATTTTAACACTCGACCTCGGCAAACAAACCGGCTGGGCTATTTTCACTGATGGAGTAATTCAAAGCGGGAGCGAAAGTTTTCATGGTAGCCGTTTCAGCGGAGGTGGAATGCACTTCTTAAATTTTCGTAGGTGGCTCAATGAGATGAGGGAAAGATTTTTAGATATTGAAGCAGTGTATTTTGAAGAAGTAAGAAGACATCTTGGAACTGATGCTGCTCATTGTTATGGTGGTTTCTTTGCCGTCTTAGCTGCTTGGTGTGAGGAGAACAATATTCCCTACCAAGGTGTTAATGTTAAAACTATCAAACGCTTTATAGCTGGTAATGGTAATGCAAGCAAAAGTGAAGTTATTGAAGCGATACGTGAAAAAGGTTTTTCACCTCGAGATGATAACGAAGCAGATGCTTTGGCATTGATGTTTTACGTTAATAATTTTAGTAAAGATTTTAATATGCTAGATAGCACATAG
- a CDS encoding AAA family ATPase produces MNFGLSSERLKAELLLQIRSCLSYLLPNGTFCRNEFQVGDIWGNRGKSLRVELSGSKAGLWNDFATGDGGDIIDLWAAVHRKNARTEFSEVMASISEWLGKQHTREKKSIKDLEQHLTCSWNYYDENNQVIVIVYRYDPPEGKKEYRPFDVKELRFKEPDVRPLYNIPGILKSDKVVLVEGEKCAEALIEQGITATTAMFGSNASPDKTDWTPLKGKHIVIWPDNDEAGKRYAENAAKKLSDLGVASLTTLKIPQNKPKGWDAADGVLEGINVEEFLASTPCINLPATSTPTTDILKTKRFVSFPARQYLSDKSPMPEDTIAPRILTPRGLLVFAGAPKVGKSDFLISWLFHMASGVSFLDMVPKRPLRIFYLQTEIGYHYMRERVQQLKLSEELIEFAADNLIITPQVKMLLNDDSMDEVVAEIERSFGSNTVDVIAIDPLRNIFDAGDNGSENDNNAMLFFLQERVEKLRTLVNPDAGVILVHHTKKIQKKSLEEDPFQSFSGAGSLRSFYTTGMIMFKPDERQSSRQLMFELRNGHAIPSKCVDKIDNCWHILDYESQRLIHKDYGQKLDAERSRRYDIILQLIYDEARNRGKVYTINTFCEVFENKAGLGSKNSIRERIDVLAAKGYIKFNRNDKNAERSKYGILCVEDMEKKVTNQLNKDITVYEKILPTDYKSPEYGSIMPVEDSNTWLYYN; encoded by the coding sequence ATGAATTTCGGTTTAAGCAGTGAAAGATTAAAAGCAGAACTATTGTTGCAGATAAGATCGTGTCTTTCGTATTTACTACCTAATGGCACTTTTTGCAGAAATGAGTTTCAAGTAGGGGATATCTGGGGTAATAGAGGAAAAAGTTTAAGAGTAGAGCTAAGTGGCAGTAAAGCCGGGTTATGGAATGATTTCGCAACCGGGGACGGTGGTGACATTATCGATCTTTGGGCGGCTGTGCATAGAAAAAACGCCAGGACAGAGTTTTCTGAAGTAATGGCTTCTATAAGTGAATGGCTTGGCAAACAACACACTAGAGAAAAAAAGAGTATCAAAGATCTAGAACAGCACCTGACTTGTAGCTGGAATTATTACGATGAAAACAACCAAGTTATTGTTATAGTTTACCGATATGATCCACCTGAAGGAAAGAAAGAATATCGTCCATTTGATGTTAAAGAACTGAGATTTAAAGAGCCAGATGTAAGGCCACTCTATAACATTCCAGGAATTTTAAAGTCTGATAAAGTTGTTCTGGTTGAAGGGGAAAAATGTGCTGAAGCGCTTATAGAACAAGGTATCACAGCTACAACAGCAATGTTCGGGTCGAATGCATCTCCTGATAAAACAGATTGGACACCGCTTAAAGGTAAACATATTGTCATTTGGCCAGATAATGATGAAGCAGGCAAACGATATGCTGAAAATGCTGCCAAAAAGCTGTCAGATCTTGGTGTTGCATCACTTACCACTCTTAAGATTCCACAAAATAAACCAAAAGGTTGGGATGCTGCAGATGGTGTGTTAGAAGGAATAAATGTTGAAGAGTTTTTGGCTTCAACCCCATGTATAAATTTACCTGCTACTAGTACTCCAACTACTGATATTCTAAAGACGAAGAGATTTGTTTCATTTCCTGCAAGACAATATTTGAGTGACAAATCACCAATGCCGGAGGATACAATTGCCCCAAGAATCTTAACTCCAAGAGGGCTTTTAGTCTTTGCTGGTGCACCTAAGGTAGGAAAAAGTGACTTTCTTATTTCTTGGCTTTTCCATATGGCATCTGGAGTTTCATTCCTTGATATGGTGCCTAAGAGACCTTTAAGAATCTTCTATCTTCAGACTGAAATTGGTTACCATTATATGCGTGAACGGGTACAACAACTAAAACTTAGTGAGGAATTGATAGAGTTTGCTGCAGATAATTTGATAATTACGCCACAAGTAAAGATGCTTTTAAACGATGATAGTATGGATGAGGTTGTTGCTGAAATAGAAAGGTCATTTGGTTCAAACACAGTTGATGTTATTGCTATTGATCCACTGCGTAATATTTTTGATGCTGGTGATAATGGTAGTGAAAATGACAATAATGCAATGCTCTTTTTCTTACAAGAGAGAGTTGAAAAGCTAAGGACATTAGTCAACCCAGATGCAGGGGTTATTCTAGTGCATCACACGAAAAAGATACAAAAGAAATCATTAGAAGAAGATCCATTTCAGAGTTTCAGTGGTGCTGGTTCGTTAAGAAGCTTTTATACTACGGGAATGATAATGTTTAAGCCAGATGAACGGCAAAGTAGTCGTCAACTGATGTTTGAATTACGTAATGGTCACGCTATTCCATCAAAATGTGTTGATAAAATCGATAACTGCTGGCACATACTTGATTATGAGTCACAGAGACTGATACATAAAGATTATGGACAAAAATTAGATGCAGAGCGTTCTCGTAGATATGATATTATACTGCAATTAATTTACGACGAGGCGAGAAATAGAGGGAAAGTATATACAATCAATACATTCTGTGAGGTATTTGAAAATAAAGCAGGTCTTGGTAGTAAAAACTCCATTCGTGAACGCATTGATGTTCTTGCTGCAAAAGGTTACATTAAGTTTAACAGGAATGATAAAAATGCTGAAAGAAGTAAATATGGAATACTTTGTGTTGAGGATATGGAAAAGAAAGTTACAAACCAACTAAATAAGGATATTACAGTGTATGAGAAGATTTTACCAACCGATTACAAATCGCCAGAATATGGCAGTATTATGCCAGTTGAAGATTCAAACACTTGGCTTTACTATAATTAG
- a CDS encoding RNA polymerase sigma factor — protein sequence MNYSRKVMKSKNSYSGIDPIIVKYVRHYAKCIKNLKCFVHESLEDIEQELFCMIWPAIEKYDESRSSFSTFVCQLIKCRAINLINKQLCKKRGGRQGIFYVDPDELHEVVDDRCRFITEITTRIDVNDVISTLPQEWQVLCRQLEFFSVPEIAEINGIPRTTVYNTLQRIRRHIKNFF from the coding sequence GTGAATTATTCAAGAAAAGTTATGAAATCAAAGAATTCTTACTCGGGAATTGATCCCATAATTGTTAAATACGTTAGACATTACGCAAAATGTATAAAAAACTTAAAGTGTTTTGTTCATGAAAGTCTTGAAGATATTGAGCAAGAACTTTTCTGTATGATTTGGCCTGCTATTGAGAAATATGACGAAAGTAGAAGCTCTTTTTCTACCTTTGTATGTCAACTTATTAAGTGTCGAGCTATTAATTTAATCAATAAGCAACTCTGCAAAAAACGCGGCGGCAGACAAGGTATATTCTATGTTGATCCTGATGAGCTACATGAAGTGGTCGATGATAGATGTCGTTTTATCACTGAAATAACAACTCGTATTGATGTGAACGACGTTATCTCAACACTACCCCAAGAATGGCAAGTACTATGCAGACAACTGGAATTTTTCAGTGTTCCAGAAATAGCTGAAATAAATGGAATACCACGCACAACGGTTTATAACACTTTGCAACGAATAAGACGGCACATAAAAAATTTTTTTTAG
- a CDS encoding ATP-binding protein produces MTLKIINSEERVKMVTGVKIVIFGPYGIGKTSLLKTLDESTTLCLDFEAGLLAVQEWKGDSISIRTWNEARDVACLIGGPNPALKSDQAYSQRHYEHVSGKYKDLLSEISKYRSIFIDSITVASRLCLLWAKMQPEAFSEKSGKQDMRAAYGTLAQEMMAWLNQFQHIRDKDIIIVGTLGQYLDDFNRPTWLPQCEGAKTASELPGIVDEVISMVGIKKDDGTEKRSFVCQTINSWGYPAKDRSGCLNMVEEPHLGKLLAKIKAKTLASVA; encoded by the coding sequence ATGACTTTAAAAATAATAAACAGCGAAGAAAGAGTAAAAATGGTAACAGGTGTGAAGATAGTAATCTTTGGACCTTACGGAATTGGCAAAACCAGTCTACTTAAAACTCTTGATGAGTCAACAACACTTTGTCTTGATTTTGAAGCAGGACTTTTAGCCGTTCAGGAGTGGAAAGGGGATTCTATCAGTATTCGTACCTGGAATGAAGCACGGGATGTAGCTTGCCTTATTGGTGGTCCAAACCCTGCATTAAAATCTGATCAAGCATATAGTCAAAGACACTATGAGCATGTATCTGGTAAGTACAAAGATCTTCTTTCGGAGATTTCTAAATACCGCTCTATCTTTATCGATAGTATAACCGTTGCATCACGTTTATGTCTACTTTGGGCAAAGATGCAACCTGAAGCTTTTTCTGAGAAATCAGGGAAACAGGACATGAGAGCTGCTTACGGAACACTTGCTCAGGAGATGATGGCATGGCTCAATCAGTTTCAACATATTCGGGATAAAGACATCATCATAGTTGGCACTTTAGGTCAGTATCTTGATGATTTCAATCGTCCAACCTGGCTTCCTCAATGTGAAGGGGCTAAAACTGCCAGTGAACTCCCTGGAATTGTTGATGAAGTAATTAGCATGGTTGGAATCAAGAAAGATGATGGTACAGAGAAACGTTCATTTGTCTGTCAGACTATTAACTCTTGGGGATATCCCGCTAAAGATCGCAGTGGCTGCCTGAATATGGTTGAAGAACCGCATTTAGGTAAATTACTTGCGAAAATTAAAGCCAAAACCTTGGCTTCTGTTGCCTAA